One part of the Coturnix japonica isolate 7356 chromosome 22, Coturnix japonica 2.1, whole genome shotgun sequence genome encodes these proteins:
- the GFPT1 gene encoding glutamine--fructose-6-phosphate aminotransferase [isomerizing] 1 isoform X5, which yields MCGIFAYLNYHVPRTRREILETLIKGLQRLEYRGYDSAGVGIDGGNDKDWEANACKIQLIKQKGKVKALDEEVHKQQDMDLDIEFDVHLGIAHTRWATHGEPSPINSHPQRSDKNNEFIVIHNGIITNYKDLRKFLESKGYDFESETDTESIAKLVKYMYDNRDSDDISFTTLVERVIQQLEGAFALVFKSVHYPGQAVGTRRGSPLLIGVRSEHKLSTDHIPILYRTAVQSMDHSFDGISINVEEGKDKKGSCNLSRVDSTTCLFPVEEKAVEYYFASDASAVIEHTNRVIFLEDDDVAAVVDGRLSIHRIKRTAGDHPGRAVQTLQMELQQIMKGNFSSFMQKEIFEQPESVVNTMRGRVNFDDYTVNLGGLKDHIKEIQRCRRLILIACGTSYHAGVATRQVLEELTELPVMVELASDFLDRNTPVFRDDVCFFISQSGETADTLMGLRYCKERGALTVGITNTVGSSISRETDCGVHINAGPEIGVASTKAYTSQFVSLVMFALMMCDDRISMQERRKEIMRGLKGLPDLIKEVLSMDDEIQKLATELYHQKSVLIMGRGYHYATCLEGALKIKEITYMHSEGILAGELKHGPLALVDKLMPVIMIIMRDHTYAKCQNALQQVIARQGRPVIICDKEDIETIKNNKRTIKVPHSVDCLQGILSVIPLQLLAFHLAVLRGYDVDFPRNLAKSVTVE from the exons ATGTGCG GCATCTTTGCTTACCTGAACTACCATGTTCCCAGGACAAGAAGGGAGATCCTGGAGACCCTTATCAAAGGGCTGCAGCGGTTGGAGTACCGTGGCTATGACTCTGCAG GTGTGGGAATCGATGGTGGCAACGACAAAGACTGGGAAGCTAATGCTTGCAAAATCCAGCTTATCAAACAGAAGGGGAAAGTGAAGGCTCTGGATGAAGAGGTGCACA agcagcaggacaTGGATCTTGACATCGAGTTTGATGTTCACCTTGGGATCGCACACACCCGTTGGGCTACCCATGGAGAGCCCAGTCCCATCAACAGCCACCCACAGCGCTCGGATAAGAACAATG AGTTCATCGTCATCCACAATGGCATCATCACCAACTACAAAGACCTGCGGAAATTCCTG gagagcaagGGCTATGACTTCGAGTCAGAGACAGACACAGAGAGCATTGCCAAACTGGTGAAGTACATGTATGACAACCGGGACAGCGACGACATCAGCTTCACCACCCTGGTGGAGAGAGTCATCCAGCAGCTG GAAGGTGCTTTTGCCCTCGTATTTAAGAGTGTTCATTATCCTGGTCAAGCAGTTGGTACAAG ACGAGGCAGCCCTCTGCTCATAGGAGTGCGCAGTGAGCACAAGCTgtccactgaccacatccccaTCCTGTACCGTACAG CTGTTCAGTCTATGGATCATTCTTTTGATGGAATATCCATAAATGTGGAGGAAG GTAAGGACAAGAAGGGAAGCTGCAACCTGTCTCGTGTGGACAGCACCACCTGCCTCTTCCCTGTTGAGGAGAAAGCTGTGGAGTACTACTTTGCTTCTGATGCTAG TGCTGTCATTGAGCACACCAACAGAGTGATTTTCCTTGAAGACGATGATGTAGCAGCTGTGGTTGATGGCCGTCTTTCCATCCACCGGATCAAACGTACAGCAGGCGATCACCCCGGGCGCGCCGTGCAAACCTTGCAGATGGAACTTCAACAGATCATGAAGG GTAACTTCAGCTCGTTCATGCAAAAAGAGATATTTGAGCAGCCAGAATCCGTTGTTAATACCATGAGAGGAAGGGTCAACTTTGATGACTACACTG TGAATCTTGGTGGCTTGAAGGATCACATTAAGGAGATCCAGAGGTGTCGGCGTTTAATCCTTATTGCCTGCGGGACGAGTTACCATGCTGGAGTTGCA ACACGTCAGGTTCTGGAAGAACTGACTGAATTACCTGTGATGGTTGAACTCGCCAGTGATTTCCTGGATAGAAACACTCCTGTCTTCAGAGatgatgtttgctttttcatcagCCAGTCAG GTGAGACAGCAGATACTTTGATGGGTCTTCGATACTGCAAAGAGAGAGGAGCCTTAACCGTAGGCATAACCAACACAGTTGGCAGCTCTATATCACGGGAGACAGATTGTGGAGTCCATATCAATGCAGGACCAGAGATAGGGGTTGCCAGTACCAAG GCCTATACCAGCCAGTTTGTCTCTTTGGTGATGTTTGCCCTCATGATGTGTGATGACAGAATTTCTATGCAAGAAAGACGCAAGGAAATCATGCGTGGTCTCAAAGGACTGCCAG ACTTGATTAAAGAAGTGCTGAGTATGGATGATGAGATCCAGAAGCTGGCCACAGAGCTGTACCATCAGAAGTCTGTTCTCATCATGGGACGTGGCTACCACTATGCTACATGTCTAGAAGGAGCTTTG aaaattaaagaaatcacCTATATGCACTCTGAAGGGATATTGGCAGGTGAGCTGAAGCACGGCCCTCTTGCACTGGTGGACAAACTCATGCCTGTTATCATGATCATCATGAGAGACCATACGTATGCAAAGTGCCAGAAcgctctccagcaggtcattGCACGACAA GGGCGACCTGTCATCATTTGTGACAAGGAAGACATCGAGACAATTAAGAACAATAAGAGAACAATCAAAGTTCCCCATTCTGTGGACTGTCTGCAGGGGATCCTGAGCGTTATCCCCCTTCAGCTTCTGGCTTTTCACCTTGCAGTTCTCAGAGGATACGAT GTTGATTTTCCAAGAAATCTGGCCAAGTCCGTAACTGTAGAGTGA
- the GFPT1 gene encoding glutamine--fructose-6-phosphate aminotransferase [isomerizing] 1 isoform X4: MALELMFSFTCIFAYLNYHVPRTRREILETLIKGLQRLEYRGYDSAGVGIDGGNDKDWEANACKIQLIKQKGKVKALDEEVHKQQDMDLDIEFDVHLGIAHTRWATHGEPSPINSHPQRSDKNNEFIVIHNGIITNYKDLRKFLESKGYDFESETDTESIAKLVKYMYDNRDSDDISFTTLVERVIQQLEGAFALVFKSVHYPGQAVGTRRGSPLLIGVRSEHKLSTDHIPILYRTAVQSMDHSFDGISINVEEGKDKKGSCNLSRVDSTTCLFPVEEKAVEYYFASDASAVIEHTNRVIFLEDDDVAAVVDGRLSIHRIKRTAGDHPGRAVQTLQMELQQIMKGNFSSFMQKEIFEQPESVVNTMRGRVNFDDYTVNLGGLKDHIKEIQRCRRLILIACGTSYHAGVATRQVLEELTELPVMVELASDFLDRNTPVFRDDVCFFISQSGETADTLMGLRYCKERGALTVGITNTVGSSISRETDCGVHINAGPEIGVASTKAYTSQFVSLVMFALMMCDDRISMQERRKEIMRGLKGLPDLIKEVLSMDDEIQKLATELYHQKSVLIMGRGYHYATCLEGALKIKEITYMHSEGILAGELKHGPLALVDKLMPVIMIIMRDHTYAKCQNALQQVIARQGRPVIICDKEDIETIKNNKRTIKVPHSVDCLQGILSVIPLQLLAFHLAVLRGYDVDFPRNLAKSVTVE; encoded by the exons ATGGCTCTTGAGTTGATGTTCTCATTCACAT GCATCTTTGCTTACCTGAACTACCATGTTCCCAGGACAAGAAGGGAGATCCTGGAGACCCTTATCAAAGGGCTGCAGCGGTTGGAGTACCGTGGCTATGACTCTGCAG GTGTGGGAATCGATGGTGGCAACGACAAAGACTGGGAAGCTAATGCTTGCAAAATCCAGCTTATCAAACAGAAGGGGAAAGTGAAGGCTCTGGATGAAGAGGTGCACA agcagcaggacaTGGATCTTGACATCGAGTTTGATGTTCACCTTGGGATCGCACACACCCGTTGGGCTACCCATGGAGAGCCCAGTCCCATCAACAGCCACCCACAGCGCTCGGATAAGAACAATG AGTTCATCGTCATCCACAATGGCATCATCACCAACTACAAAGACCTGCGGAAATTCCTG gagagcaagGGCTATGACTTCGAGTCAGAGACAGACACAGAGAGCATTGCCAAACTGGTGAAGTACATGTATGACAACCGGGACAGCGACGACATCAGCTTCACCACCCTGGTGGAGAGAGTCATCCAGCAGCTG GAAGGTGCTTTTGCCCTCGTATTTAAGAGTGTTCATTATCCTGGTCAAGCAGTTGGTACAAG ACGAGGCAGCCCTCTGCTCATAGGAGTGCGCAGTGAGCACAAGCTgtccactgaccacatccccaTCCTGTACCGTACAG CTGTTCAGTCTATGGATCATTCTTTTGATGGAATATCCATAAATGTGGAGGAAG GTAAGGACAAGAAGGGAAGCTGCAACCTGTCTCGTGTGGACAGCACCACCTGCCTCTTCCCTGTTGAGGAGAAAGCTGTGGAGTACTACTTTGCTTCTGATGCTAG TGCTGTCATTGAGCACACCAACAGAGTGATTTTCCTTGAAGACGATGATGTAGCAGCTGTGGTTGATGGCCGTCTTTCCATCCACCGGATCAAACGTACAGCAGGCGATCACCCCGGGCGCGCCGTGCAAACCTTGCAGATGGAACTTCAACAGATCATGAAGG GTAACTTCAGCTCGTTCATGCAAAAAGAGATATTTGAGCAGCCAGAATCCGTTGTTAATACCATGAGAGGAAGGGTCAACTTTGATGACTACACTG TGAATCTTGGTGGCTTGAAGGATCACATTAAGGAGATCCAGAGGTGTCGGCGTTTAATCCTTATTGCCTGCGGGACGAGTTACCATGCTGGAGTTGCA ACACGTCAGGTTCTGGAAGAACTGACTGAATTACCTGTGATGGTTGAACTCGCCAGTGATTTCCTGGATAGAAACACTCCTGTCTTCAGAGatgatgtttgctttttcatcagCCAGTCAG GTGAGACAGCAGATACTTTGATGGGTCTTCGATACTGCAAAGAGAGAGGAGCCTTAACCGTAGGCATAACCAACACAGTTGGCAGCTCTATATCACGGGAGACAGATTGTGGAGTCCATATCAATGCAGGACCAGAGATAGGGGTTGCCAGTACCAAG GCCTATACCAGCCAGTTTGTCTCTTTGGTGATGTTTGCCCTCATGATGTGTGATGACAGAATTTCTATGCAAGAAAGACGCAAGGAAATCATGCGTGGTCTCAAAGGACTGCCAG ACTTGATTAAAGAAGTGCTGAGTATGGATGATGAGATCCAGAAGCTGGCCACAGAGCTGTACCATCAGAAGTCTGTTCTCATCATGGGACGTGGCTACCACTATGCTACATGTCTAGAAGGAGCTTTG aaaattaaagaaatcacCTATATGCACTCTGAAGGGATATTGGCAGGTGAGCTGAAGCACGGCCCTCTTGCACTGGTGGACAAACTCATGCCTGTTATCATGATCATCATGAGAGACCATACGTATGCAAAGTGCCAGAAcgctctccagcaggtcattGCACGACAA GGGCGACCTGTCATCATTTGTGACAAGGAAGACATCGAGACAATTAAGAACAATAAGAGAACAATCAAAGTTCCCCATTCTGTGGACTGTCTGCAGGGGATCCTGAGCGTTATCCCCCTTCAGCTTCTGGCTTTTCACCTTGCAGTTCTCAGAGGATACGAT GTTGATTTTCCAAGAAATCTGGCCAAGTCCGTAACTGTAGAGTGA
- the GFPT1 gene encoding glutamine--fructose-6-phosphate aminotransferase [isomerizing] 1 isoform X2 → MSGLGIFAYLNYHVPRTRREILETLIKGLQRLEYRGYDSAGVGIDGGNDKDWEANACKIQLIKQKGKVKALDEEVHKQQDMDLDIEFDVHLGIAHTRWATHGEPSPINSHPQRSDKNNEFIVIHNGIITNYKDLRKFLESKGYDFESETDTESIAKLVKYMYDNRDSDDISFTTLVERVIQQLEGAFALVFKSVHYPGQAVGTRRGSPLLIGVRSEHKLSTDHIPILYRTAVQSMDHSFDGISINVEEGKDKKGSCNLSRVDSTTCLFPVEEKAVEYYFASDASAVIEHTNRVIFLEDDDVAAVVDGRLSIHRIKRTAGDHPGRAVQTLQMELQQIMKGNFSSFMQKEIFEQPESVVNTMRGRVNFDDYTVNLGGLKDHIKEIQRCRRLILIACGTSYHAGVATRQVLEELTELPVMVELASDFLDRNTPVFRDDVCFFISQSGETADTLMGLRYCKERGALTVGITNTVGSSISRETDCGVHINAGPEIGVASTKAYTSQFVSLVMFALMMCDDRISMQERRKEIMRGLKGLPDLIKEVLSMDDEIQKLATELYHQKSVLIMGRGYHYATCLEGALKIKEITYMHSEGILAGELKHGPLALVDKLMPVIMIIMRDHTYAKCQNALQQVIARQGRPVIICDKEDIETIKNNKRTIKVPHSVDCLQGILSVIPLQLLAFHLAVLRGYDVDRITAPKD, encoded by the exons ATGTCAGGTCTTG GCATCTTTGCTTACCTGAACTACCATGTTCCCAGGACAAGAAGGGAGATCCTGGAGACCCTTATCAAAGGGCTGCAGCGGTTGGAGTACCGTGGCTATGACTCTGCAG GTGTGGGAATCGATGGTGGCAACGACAAAGACTGGGAAGCTAATGCTTGCAAAATCCAGCTTATCAAACAGAAGGGGAAAGTGAAGGCTCTGGATGAAGAGGTGCACA agcagcaggacaTGGATCTTGACATCGAGTTTGATGTTCACCTTGGGATCGCACACACCCGTTGGGCTACCCATGGAGAGCCCAGTCCCATCAACAGCCACCCACAGCGCTCGGATAAGAACAATG AGTTCATCGTCATCCACAATGGCATCATCACCAACTACAAAGACCTGCGGAAATTCCTG gagagcaagGGCTATGACTTCGAGTCAGAGACAGACACAGAGAGCATTGCCAAACTGGTGAAGTACATGTATGACAACCGGGACAGCGACGACATCAGCTTCACCACCCTGGTGGAGAGAGTCATCCAGCAGCTG GAAGGTGCTTTTGCCCTCGTATTTAAGAGTGTTCATTATCCTGGTCAAGCAGTTGGTACAAG ACGAGGCAGCCCTCTGCTCATAGGAGTGCGCAGTGAGCACAAGCTgtccactgaccacatccccaTCCTGTACCGTACAG CTGTTCAGTCTATGGATCATTCTTTTGATGGAATATCCATAAATGTGGAGGAAG GTAAGGACAAGAAGGGAAGCTGCAACCTGTCTCGTGTGGACAGCACCACCTGCCTCTTCCCTGTTGAGGAGAAAGCTGTGGAGTACTACTTTGCTTCTGATGCTAG TGCTGTCATTGAGCACACCAACAGAGTGATTTTCCTTGAAGACGATGATGTAGCAGCTGTGGTTGATGGCCGTCTTTCCATCCACCGGATCAAACGTACAGCAGGCGATCACCCCGGGCGCGCCGTGCAAACCTTGCAGATGGAACTTCAACAGATCATGAAGG GTAACTTCAGCTCGTTCATGCAAAAAGAGATATTTGAGCAGCCAGAATCCGTTGTTAATACCATGAGAGGAAGGGTCAACTTTGATGACTACACTG TGAATCTTGGTGGCTTGAAGGATCACATTAAGGAGATCCAGAGGTGTCGGCGTTTAATCCTTATTGCCTGCGGGACGAGTTACCATGCTGGAGTTGCA ACACGTCAGGTTCTGGAAGAACTGACTGAATTACCTGTGATGGTTGAACTCGCCAGTGATTTCCTGGATAGAAACACTCCTGTCTTCAGAGatgatgtttgctttttcatcagCCAGTCAG GTGAGACAGCAGATACTTTGATGGGTCTTCGATACTGCAAAGAGAGAGGAGCCTTAACCGTAGGCATAACCAACACAGTTGGCAGCTCTATATCACGGGAGACAGATTGTGGAGTCCATATCAATGCAGGACCAGAGATAGGGGTTGCCAGTACCAAG GCCTATACCAGCCAGTTTGTCTCTTTGGTGATGTTTGCCCTCATGATGTGTGATGACAGAATTTCTATGCAAGAAAGACGCAAGGAAATCATGCGTGGTCTCAAAGGACTGCCAG ACTTGATTAAAGAAGTGCTGAGTATGGATGATGAGATCCAGAAGCTGGCCACAGAGCTGTACCATCAGAAGTCTGTTCTCATCATGGGACGTGGCTACCACTATGCTACATGTCTAGAAGGAGCTTTG aaaattaaagaaatcacCTATATGCACTCTGAAGGGATATTGGCAGGTGAGCTGAAGCACGGCCCTCTTGCACTGGTGGACAAACTCATGCCTGTTATCATGATCATCATGAGAGACCATACGTATGCAAAGTGCCAGAAcgctctccagcaggtcattGCACGACAA GGGCGACCTGTCATCATTTGTGACAAGGAAGACATCGAGACAATTAAGAACAATAAGAGAACAATCAAAGTTCCCCATTCTGTGGACTGTCTGCAGGGGATCCTGAGCGTTATCCCCCTTCAGCTTCTGGCTTTTCACCTTGCAGTTCTCAGAGGATACGAT GTGGATCGCATCACTGCCCCCAAGGACTGA
- the GFPT1 gene encoding glutamine--fructose-6-phosphate aminotransferase [isomerizing] 1 isoform X1 produces the protein MSGLGIFAYLNYHVPRTRREILETLIKGLQRLEYRGYDSAGVGIDGGNDKDWEANACKIQLIKQKGKVKALDEEVHKQQDMDLDIEFDVHLGIAHTRWATHGEPSPINSHPQRSDKNNEFIVIHNGIITNYKDLRKFLESKGYDFESETDTESIAKLVKYMYDNRDSDDISFTTLVERVIQQLEGAFALVFKSVHYPGQAVGTRRGSPLLIGVRSEHKLSTDHIPILYRTAVQSMDHSFDGISINVEEGKDKKGSCNLSRVDSTTCLFPVEEKAVEYYFASDASAVIEHTNRVIFLEDDDVAAVVDGRLSIHRIKRTAGDHPGRAVQTLQMELQQIMKGNFSSFMQKEIFEQPESVVNTMRGRVNFDDYTVNLGGLKDHIKEIQRCRRLILIACGTSYHAGVATRQVLEELTELPVMVELASDFLDRNTPVFRDDVCFFISQSGETADTLMGLRYCKERGALTVGITNTVGSSISRETDCGVHINAGPEIGVASTKAYTSQFVSLVMFALMMCDDRISMQERRKEIMRGLKGLPDLIKEVLSMDDEIQKLATELYHQKSVLIMGRGYHYATCLEGALKIKEITYMHSEGILAGELKHGPLALVDKLMPVIMIIMRDHTYAKCQNALQQVIARQGRPVIICDKEDIETIKNNKRTIKVPHSVDCLQGILSVIPLQLLAFHLAVLRGYDVDFPRNLAKSVTVE, from the exons ATGTCAGGTCTTG GCATCTTTGCTTACCTGAACTACCATGTTCCCAGGACAAGAAGGGAGATCCTGGAGACCCTTATCAAAGGGCTGCAGCGGTTGGAGTACCGTGGCTATGACTCTGCAG GTGTGGGAATCGATGGTGGCAACGACAAAGACTGGGAAGCTAATGCTTGCAAAATCCAGCTTATCAAACAGAAGGGGAAAGTGAAGGCTCTGGATGAAGAGGTGCACA agcagcaggacaTGGATCTTGACATCGAGTTTGATGTTCACCTTGGGATCGCACACACCCGTTGGGCTACCCATGGAGAGCCCAGTCCCATCAACAGCCACCCACAGCGCTCGGATAAGAACAATG AGTTCATCGTCATCCACAATGGCATCATCACCAACTACAAAGACCTGCGGAAATTCCTG gagagcaagGGCTATGACTTCGAGTCAGAGACAGACACAGAGAGCATTGCCAAACTGGTGAAGTACATGTATGACAACCGGGACAGCGACGACATCAGCTTCACCACCCTGGTGGAGAGAGTCATCCAGCAGCTG GAAGGTGCTTTTGCCCTCGTATTTAAGAGTGTTCATTATCCTGGTCAAGCAGTTGGTACAAG ACGAGGCAGCCCTCTGCTCATAGGAGTGCGCAGTGAGCACAAGCTgtccactgaccacatccccaTCCTGTACCGTACAG CTGTTCAGTCTATGGATCATTCTTTTGATGGAATATCCATAAATGTGGAGGAAG GTAAGGACAAGAAGGGAAGCTGCAACCTGTCTCGTGTGGACAGCACCACCTGCCTCTTCCCTGTTGAGGAGAAAGCTGTGGAGTACTACTTTGCTTCTGATGCTAG TGCTGTCATTGAGCACACCAACAGAGTGATTTTCCTTGAAGACGATGATGTAGCAGCTGTGGTTGATGGCCGTCTTTCCATCCACCGGATCAAACGTACAGCAGGCGATCACCCCGGGCGCGCCGTGCAAACCTTGCAGATGGAACTTCAACAGATCATGAAGG GTAACTTCAGCTCGTTCATGCAAAAAGAGATATTTGAGCAGCCAGAATCCGTTGTTAATACCATGAGAGGAAGGGTCAACTTTGATGACTACACTG TGAATCTTGGTGGCTTGAAGGATCACATTAAGGAGATCCAGAGGTGTCGGCGTTTAATCCTTATTGCCTGCGGGACGAGTTACCATGCTGGAGTTGCA ACACGTCAGGTTCTGGAAGAACTGACTGAATTACCTGTGATGGTTGAACTCGCCAGTGATTTCCTGGATAGAAACACTCCTGTCTTCAGAGatgatgtttgctttttcatcagCCAGTCAG GTGAGACAGCAGATACTTTGATGGGTCTTCGATACTGCAAAGAGAGAGGAGCCTTAACCGTAGGCATAACCAACACAGTTGGCAGCTCTATATCACGGGAGACAGATTGTGGAGTCCATATCAATGCAGGACCAGAGATAGGGGTTGCCAGTACCAAG GCCTATACCAGCCAGTTTGTCTCTTTGGTGATGTTTGCCCTCATGATGTGTGATGACAGAATTTCTATGCAAGAAAGACGCAAGGAAATCATGCGTGGTCTCAAAGGACTGCCAG ACTTGATTAAAGAAGTGCTGAGTATGGATGATGAGATCCAGAAGCTGGCCACAGAGCTGTACCATCAGAAGTCTGTTCTCATCATGGGACGTGGCTACCACTATGCTACATGTCTAGAAGGAGCTTTG aaaattaaagaaatcacCTATATGCACTCTGAAGGGATATTGGCAGGTGAGCTGAAGCACGGCCCTCTTGCACTGGTGGACAAACTCATGCCTGTTATCATGATCATCATGAGAGACCATACGTATGCAAAGTGCCAGAAcgctctccagcaggtcattGCACGACAA GGGCGACCTGTCATCATTTGTGACAAGGAAGACATCGAGACAATTAAGAACAATAAGAGAACAATCAAAGTTCCCCATTCTGTGGACTGTCTGCAGGGGATCCTGAGCGTTATCCCCCTTCAGCTTCTGGCTTTTCACCTTGCAGTTCTCAGAGGATACGAT GTTGATTTTCCAAGAAATCTGGCCAAGTCCGTAACTGTAGAGTGA
- the GFPT1 gene encoding glutamine--fructose-6-phosphate aminotransferase [isomerizing] 1 isoform X3, with translation MSGLGIFAYLNYHVPRTRREILETLIKGLQRLEYRGYDSAGVGIDGGNDKDWEANACKIQLIKQKGKVKALDEEVHKQQDMDLDIEFDVHLGIAHTRWATHGEPSPINSHPQRSDKNNEFIVIHNGIITNYKDLRKFLESKGYDFESETDTESIAKLVKYMYDNRDSDDISFTTLVERVIQQLEGAFALVFKSVHYPGQAVGTRRGSPLLIGVRSEHKLSTDHIPILYRTGKDKKGSCNLSRVDSTTCLFPVEEKAVEYYFASDASAVIEHTNRVIFLEDDDVAAVVDGRLSIHRIKRTAGDHPGRAVQTLQMELQQIMKGNFSSFMQKEIFEQPESVVNTMRGRVNFDDYTVNLGGLKDHIKEIQRCRRLILIACGTSYHAGVATRQVLEELTELPVMVELASDFLDRNTPVFRDDVCFFISQSGETADTLMGLRYCKERGALTVGITNTVGSSISRETDCGVHINAGPEIGVASTKAYTSQFVSLVMFALMMCDDRISMQERRKEIMRGLKGLPDLIKEVLSMDDEIQKLATELYHQKSVLIMGRGYHYATCLEGALKIKEITYMHSEGILAGELKHGPLALVDKLMPVIMIIMRDHTYAKCQNALQQVIARQGRPVIICDKEDIETIKNNKRTIKVPHSVDCLQGILSVIPLQLLAFHLAVLRGYDVDFPRNLAKSVTVE, from the exons ATGTCAGGTCTTG GCATCTTTGCTTACCTGAACTACCATGTTCCCAGGACAAGAAGGGAGATCCTGGAGACCCTTATCAAAGGGCTGCAGCGGTTGGAGTACCGTGGCTATGACTCTGCAG GTGTGGGAATCGATGGTGGCAACGACAAAGACTGGGAAGCTAATGCTTGCAAAATCCAGCTTATCAAACAGAAGGGGAAAGTGAAGGCTCTGGATGAAGAGGTGCACA agcagcaggacaTGGATCTTGACATCGAGTTTGATGTTCACCTTGGGATCGCACACACCCGTTGGGCTACCCATGGAGAGCCCAGTCCCATCAACAGCCACCCACAGCGCTCGGATAAGAACAATG AGTTCATCGTCATCCACAATGGCATCATCACCAACTACAAAGACCTGCGGAAATTCCTG gagagcaagGGCTATGACTTCGAGTCAGAGACAGACACAGAGAGCATTGCCAAACTGGTGAAGTACATGTATGACAACCGGGACAGCGACGACATCAGCTTCACCACCCTGGTGGAGAGAGTCATCCAGCAGCTG GAAGGTGCTTTTGCCCTCGTATTTAAGAGTGTTCATTATCCTGGTCAAGCAGTTGGTACAAG ACGAGGCAGCCCTCTGCTCATAGGAGTGCGCAGTGAGCACAAGCTgtccactgaccacatccccaTCCTGTACCGTACAG GTAAGGACAAGAAGGGAAGCTGCAACCTGTCTCGTGTGGACAGCACCACCTGCCTCTTCCCTGTTGAGGAGAAAGCTGTGGAGTACTACTTTGCTTCTGATGCTAG TGCTGTCATTGAGCACACCAACAGAGTGATTTTCCTTGAAGACGATGATGTAGCAGCTGTGGTTGATGGCCGTCTTTCCATCCACCGGATCAAACGTACAGCAGGCGATCACCCCGGGCGCGCCGTGCAAACCTTGCAGATGGAACTTCAACAGATCATGAAGG GTAACTTCAGCTCGTTCATGCAAAAAGAGATATTTGAGCAGCCAGAATCCGTTGTTAATACCATGAGAGGAAGGGTCAACTTTGATGACTACACTG TGAATCTTGGTGGCTTGAAGGATCACATTAAGGAGATCCAGAGGTGTCGGCGTTTAATCCTTATTGCCTGCGGGACGAGTTACCATGCTGGAGTTGCA ACACGTCAGGTTCTGGAAGAACTGACTGAATTACCTGTGATGGTTGAACTCGCCAGTGATTTCCTGGATAGAAACACTCCTGTCTTCAGAGatgatgtttgctttttcatcagCCAGTCAG GTGAGACAGCAGATACTTTGATGGGTCTTCGATACTGCAAAGAGAGAGGAGCCTTAACCGTAGGCATAACCAACACAGTTGGCAGCTCTATATCACGGGAGACAGATTGTGGAGTCCATATCAATGCAGGACCAGAGATAGGGGTTGCCAGTACCAAG GCCTATACCAGCCAGTTTGTCTCTTTGGTGATGTTTGCCCTCATGATGTGTGATGACAGAATTTCTATGCAAGAAAGACGCAAGGAAATCATGCGTGGTCTCAAAGGACTGCCAG ACTTGATTAAAGAAGTGCTGAGTATGGATGATGAGATCCAGAAGCTGGCCACAGAGCTGTACCATCAGAAGTCTGTTCTCATCATGGGACGTGGCTACCACTATGCTACATGTCTAGAAGGAGCTTTG aaaattaaagaaatcacCTATATGCACTCTGAAGGGATATTGGCAGGTGAGCTGAAGCACGGCCCTCTTGCACTGGTGGACAAACTCATGCCTGTTATCATGATCATCATGAGAGACCATACGTATGCAAAGTGCCAGAAcgctctccagcaggtcattGCACGACAA GGGCGACCTGTCATCATTTGTGACAAGGAAGACATCGAGACAATTAAGAACAATAAGAGAACAATCAAAGTTCCCCATTCTGTGGACTGTCTGCAGGGGATCCTGAGCGTTATCCCCCTTCAGCTTCTGGCTTTTCACCTTGCAGTTCTCAGAGGATACGAT GTTGATTTTCCAAGAAATCTGGCCAAGTCCGTAACTGTAGAGTGA